The following are from one region of the Candidatus Eisenbacteria bacterium genome:
- a CDS encoding M23 family metallopeptidase produces the protein MVRTVKALGWMGLLFAVACGGPATEQKSAELEPFPEPEDRVFETVEGRLSRGETPAGWIIRKGVDAGTATSLLAALAAYVPSSRYRTDDHLEIARDIAGDVLSFTVVRENGDRFVSKREGSIWIASSETMPTRREVAHFRGRIRNSLWESLLAEGASPDLVVRFADVFSWTFDFLTDCRTGDRFDVLAEAIYQGDQFKRHGEILAARYDGERGQVAGILFRPEGGKAAYYAPDGSSLQKAFLRSPLNYRRISSGFSHRRFHPVLKRYMPHLGIDYAAAPGTPVVTIGEGTVVFAGWKRGFGKIVEVKHPRSYLTTYGHLARFSQGIRTGTRVEQGQVIGYVGSTGLATGPHLDFRMKHGATYVNPLRIEIPSADPVPRNEERTFFHLARVCLAALDVLPEGSIAAEKEPLALALLTGATDGVAVAHSGLDDRPAP, from the coding sequence ATGGTGAGGACGGTGAAAGCCCTCGGATGGATGGGGCTCCTCTTCGCGGTCGCCTGCGGCGGCCCGGCGACGGAACAGAAGAGCGCGGAGCTCGAACCGTTTCCGGAGCCGGAGGATCGGGTCTTCGAGACGGTAGAGGGCCGCCTGAGCCGAGGGGAGACGCCGGCCGGTTGGATCATCCGAAAGGGAGTCGACGCGGGGACCGCGACGAGCTTGCTCGCCGCGCTCGCCGCCTACGTTCCATCCTCGCGCTACCGGACCGACGATCATCTGGAGATCGCGAGGGACATCGCGGGGGATGTCCTCTCCTTCACGGTGGTGAGGGAGAACGGCGATCGATTCGTTTCGAAGAGAGAGGGGAGCATCTGGATCGCCTCCAGCGAGACGATGCCGACCCGACGCGAGGTCGCGCATTTCCGCGGAAGGATCCGAAACTCTCTCTGGGAATCGCTTCTCGCCGAGGGCGCCTCGCCCGATCTCGTCGTCCGCTTCGCGGACGTTTTCTCGTGGACGTTCGACTTCCTCACCGACTGCCGCACCGGGGATCGCTTCGATGTTCTCGCGGAAGCGATCTACCAGGGGGACCAGTTCAAGAGGCACGGGGAGATCCTCGCCGCGCGCTACGACGGGGAGAGAGGACAGGTCGCGGGGATCCTCTTTCGTCCGGAAGGGGGGAAGGCGGCCTACTACGCGCCCGACGGTTCCTCGCTGCAGAAGGCGTTTCTTCGTTCGCCTCTCAACTATCGGCGGATCAGCTCGGGGTTCAGCCATCGGCGCTTCCATCCGGTGCTGAAGCGCTACATGCCGCACCTCGGCATCGACTACGCGGCCGCGCCGGGGACGCCGGTCGTCACGATCGGCGAGGGGACCGTCGTGTTCGCGGGTTGGAAGCGTGGGTTCGGGAAGATCGTCGAGGTGAAGCACCCGCGGTCGTACCTCACGACCTACGGGCATCTCGCGCGATTCTCTCAGGGAATTCGCACGGGGACGCGCGTCGAGCAGGGCCAAGTGATCGGCTACGTGGGCTCCACCGGGCTCGCGACCGGTCCGCACCTCGACTTTCGGATGAAGCACGGCGCGACCTACGTGAACCCTCTTAGGATCGAGATCCCCTCGGCGGATCCGGTTCCTCGGAACGAGGAGCGGACGTTCTTTCATCTCGCAAGGGTTTGCCTCGCCGCGCTCGACGTGCTCCCCGAAGGGAGCATCGCCGCGGAGAAGGAACCTCTCGCGCTCGCGCTTCTCACCGGGGCGACGGACGGGGTCGCGGTCGCCCATTCCGGCCTCGACGACCGCCCGGCGCCGTAG